The Pseudodesulfovibrio sediminis genome includes the window CCTCCCAAAGGCCGTATTTTCGACCGCTCCGCCTTCTGGCTGGAAAAAGCCACGATCAGCAAGGTGCCGAGCAACGCCGTTGTGCGCTCACAGTGGTGGCTGCCGCCTGTCATCTGGCCTGATGAGGACAAGAAGTACCGTTCACTGATCAAGGAAGCGGTCAAGAAAGGGGCCAGAGAGTTTGTCATAAACGCCCCCTGGCAAGCCGCCTATTTCGAGGACCGCAAAAGCTCCACGCTGGTCGCCGGCCCATTTTGCAATGCCGCGAACCGTCTGGCGCTTGGTGTGCTCAGGGATCTCGGATGCTCTTCCGCGATCATCAGCCCGGAGCTTCCCTATGAGGACATCTACGAACTGGCGCAGAATCCGCCCCTTCAGCTTGCGTTCATCGTCAAGGGGTTGTGGCCCTTCGGCATTGCCCGATTCCAGTCCGAAGCCGTACGGTTTGATCAGCCCATAAAGAGTCCCATGCACGAAGTCGCCTTTGTCAGACAGCATGGTCAGAACAACTGGATTTATCCGGGGTGGGAGCTGGACCTGACCAAGGAATACAAGAAACTTGAACGGTTGGGCATCAAGACATTCATCACCATACGAGAGCCATGGCCCAAAGATGTGCCCCGCCCGAAGCGGACCAGTGACTTCAACTGGAATCTCCAACTGCTATAAAGAAGAAAGAGCCGGATACATGTATCCGGCTCTGTTATTTCAGTCAGCACCCAGTCTCTAGAACGTCCCGGAGTTCCACCCGAACATATTCCGTTGAATATCCTGGAACGCGATATATACGCGTTCGCCCGGAATACCGAATATCTCTTGCATGAATGAACAAATGCCTTGGGAAAGCTCCGTAGTGCGATCCTCTGGCAACCCGATTGAATTGAGAGAGACAAAGGCTGCCGGGTCGGCAGTCCCGCCGAAAAGCAGGGCTTTATCAGGCTCCATAATGGCCAACACGTATTGTTCGGGCTTTCCCAGCAAACGAACGGCCAGTGCAGACAACTTCCTGCTTGCCCCTTCCACATCATCAACACTGATATTGGTCTCAACCTTGATGAACGGCATGGCGACTCCTAGAGATGAATGGTGCCGGTCATGTAGCTCACGGCCTTGCCGGCTATCTTGACACGGTCACCGAGATGTTCACACAGAAGCAGACCGCCTCTGGCAGAGGCCTGATACGAGCTGATTTGTGTCTTGTTCAGACGGTTGGCCCAATACGGAACCAGTATAGTCTGCGCCGAGCCGGTAACCGGGTCTTCCGGAATATTCATTTCCGGCACAAACACCCGCGAAACACAATCGTAATCCAGACCGGGAGCCGTGGCTATGAGGCACATACCGTCCAACTTGGAAACAAGCCGGGAGTCAGGCGTCAGAGCCCGAATGTCTTCCTCGGTATCAAACACGGCCATCATGTCACGCTGTCCCATATACAATTCGGCAGGACGCGCCCCAAGGGCAGTGGCAACCCGTTCCGTCACCTGAATCTCATTGTAGGTCCAAGCCGGGAAATCCATGGAGTACAAGCCGTTTTCACGATCAACGAACAACCGGCCGGACTTGGTTTCAAAAACCACCACAGGGTCGGTATAATCCAGGTACTCGTACAGCACATGCGCACTGGCCAGAGTAGCGTGGCCACACAGATCGACCTCTGCTTCGGGTGTAAACCAGCGCAGTTCGAAATATTCGCCCTTGCGCACAAAGAACGCGGTCTCGGAAAGATTGTTCTCCATGGCGATATGTTGCAGCAAATCTTCGGACAACCACTCATAAAGCGGAACAACCGCCGCAGGATTGCCACTGAAGACATCTTCCGCAAAGGCATCCACCTGATACATTTCAAGTTCCATGCGTCACCTCGAAGCTAGAAAGTTTGCTTGAACAGGTCATCATCCGATGCTGGAACATCTCCGCCGCCGATCTGAGGCGCCATCTCCGTAGGCTCCGTGCCCACCTTGAAGGGCAGGAAATACTCCGTGGTCGACGAGGGGGAAGCGAGCTTGCCGGTACTCCCGTCAACTTGGACCATAACAATACCTGGAGGCTGGGGGAAGTCCTGATACGGAAAATCTTCCTCCACCTGCTTGCGGTAGCTCACCCAGATGGGGCTGGCGGCACGGGAGCCTGTCTCCCACTTGCCCATGGGGGTCAACTCGTCAAAGCCGACATAGACACCCGTGAGCAGGTACGGAGAGTAGCCCATATACCATGCATCCTGTTCATTATTGGTTGTGCCGGTCTTGCCTGCCACCGGACGGCCCAAAACGCGGGCGCGCCAACCGGTGCCGTGCTGCACAACCTGCTTCATGAGGCTGGCGATAATAAATGCGGTCTGCGGACTGATGGCGTCCACCACTTCCGGCTTGGAAGTATACAACTCGTCGCCCCATGCGGACTTGACGGACAGCACGGTGCGCGGCTTGATATATGAACCACCACGGGCAAACGTGGTGTACGCTTCTGACAGATTCATCAGCGAAACGACCGCAGACCCGAGAGACACGGAGAGGTCGTGAGGGAAATCAGTCTCTAGCCCCATGGCCTTGGCGCGGTCAATGATCGCCCGGATGCCGATCTTCTGGGCTATCCGGATGGTACAGAGGTTCTTGGACTTGACCAGTGCGGTCCGCAGCAGCGTCGGCCCGTCAAACGTGCCTTCAAAGTTTTCCGGTCGCCACAGTTTGCCTTCTGCGTCATTGGCATAGACAATGGGGGCATCGAGCACCATGGACGCAGCAGTAAAACCGTTGTCAATGGCCGTTGAGTACACAATGGGCTTGAAAGCGGAACCGGGCTGCCGTTTGGCCTGGGTTGCCCGGTTGAATTGGCTTGTTTCAAAGCTGTATCCACCCACCAGCGCAACCACTTCACCGGTATCCGGCTTGATGGAAACCATGGCTCCCTGCACCTTGGGCAGACGTTCCAGATCAAGAATCCAGTTGCCGTCTTCCTTTTTCGGCGCCTTGTTCACTGTCACCCAGACCACATCGCCCTTTTTCAGGACTTTGCGGGCATCGGTCGGGTCCTGCACATCTTCATGGCTTTTCTTGTGATTGGGTTTGCGCACCCACCACATGTTTTCCACAGGAATCACGCCGTGAAATATGCCGAAACGGACCACGGCCTTTTTCTTGTCCACCGTGGAGACCCAAGCCTTCATGGGGATGGATTTATCCATGATGTTTTCCGTATCCTGCGGCCCTTCTACCAAAACAGCAGGAACGTCTGACGGCGGAATGTTGGCGACAGGCCCTTCCCAGCCACGTCTCAGAGCGGAATTGATCAGCCCACGGCGCACAGCCTTTTCAGCCGCCACCTGATGTTTCATGTTGCAGGAAGTGGTTACGGTCATACCACCGTTATAGGTCGCCTCTTCACCATACTCGTTGATGAGCCAGCGACGCACTTCTTCAAGATAATACGCGCCGTCTTTCCAGGAGGGATCAGGCATGGATTTCAGTTCGATCTCCTCAGCCATGGCCTCCTGATACTGCTCCTGCGTAATCCACTTAAGCGCCAACATCTGGCCGAGGACATACTCCTGACGCTGGCGGGCAAATTGGTAGTTACGATACGGATTATAGCGAGTCGGCGCCTGGGGCAACCCTGCAAGCATGGCTGCTTCAGCAATCGTCAGGTCTTTGGAATTTTTGGCAAAATATGTTCTAGCTGCGGCTTCGACACCATAGGAGTGTGCCCCAAGGAATATCTGATTGAGATAGATGGTCAGGATCTCTTCCTTGGTCAGATATTTCTCCAACCTGAAGGCGAGAATCGCTTCCTTCAGCTTGCGCTGGTAGCTTTTTTCCGAAGTCAGCAGCAACCGCTTGATGATCTGCTGGGTAATGGTGGACCCGCCCTGCTTGGTGCGACCGGCCACAAGGTTGGCCTTGAACGCACGCACAATAGCTGTGATGTCCACACCGTCATGCTGATAGAAGGACGCATCTTCCGATGCAAGGAACGCCTTGGGAATCCAGGGACTCATCTGATCCAGCGTGACGAGGAATCGTTTTTCCTTGTAGAAATATCCGAGGACCTGATCGTCCTGCGCATACACAGTGGTTACCAACGGCGGGTTGTAGTCAGTGATATTCTTGAATCCGGGCAGATCGCTGGAAGCCCAATGGTATATCCAAAAAGCTCCGCCAATACCGGACAGCATGCAAATGAGAAAAATGACACCAAGAATCTTCAATATTTTCATTACTTCACCATTAAAAGCTTTTTGTCACTTTCAGCTCACCCTTTCGGGGTGGTAACCCCCATACCAGACGAAGCCGTCCGTACAGGTCTTTCACCGCGGCTCTGTTCGTATCAAGGCTGTGGAGCATTCTCGTCAAGGTCTGCCCTTCCCGCCGCGCAAGGCATCCGGGCGCATCAAAATGAATGACCAGAGTGTCCACCATCCAAAACGGAAACAGACGGCAATAATAGGGGCGCAATTCCTGTGGAATTTCGCACCCCAGCGGGCCAAGGAATCGACATGCCCCCATGGAATCCACGGCCAGCCTGAAATGTTCTTTCCCTTCCGGGAAAAGTTTGGCGACTATCGCTTCCTCACCGGGAAACAACCGACACACATTGTCTATAAACGCCTTGGAGTTAGGCGATACCACAAAACCACCAGTATAGGGAACATGGTCCTGGATACGCTCTTTCTCTACCTTTGAGAGCGGAAAACAAAATTCTTCCTGCCCCGTGGCGATACGACAACAGGTTGGCCCAAGCAGCGAGCAGCGTCTGCAAACGTCGGAGTCATTGGTTTGTGTCTGAGACACCATGCGCTCCTGCCGGTTTATCCGGCAACCCCGCTATGGCCATTGGAAAACTTCAGTGCCCCTTTACCGAGCAGGTCATGCAGGTGGACCATACCGGCCAGGGTGTCGTCGTCGCGGACCACGGGCAACACGGTGATCTCGTTGCGCTCCATGACATCGAGCACATGGGCGGAGGATTCTCCGGCATTCGCCCGGCGCGGAGCTGTGGTCATGACTTCGGCAATCGACTTTTGGCTGTCCAAGTGTCCTGCGCAGACAAGGCGGCGCACATCGCCATCGGAAAAAACGCCCTTGAGGATATTGTCCACGTCCACGATGGCAACAAGCCCGAGCCCGCCGGAATTGAGAACGGACAACGCCTCTTGCATGGAAACGTTCTCTGCTACCACGGGCAGATTGTCGGTATGCATGAGCTGGTCCACACAGGAGGCCAACCGTTGCCCCAACGAGCCACCGGGATGAAATTTCCTGAAGTCGTCCTGACTGAAGGACTTCCACTCCATAAGGCACACGGCCAGAGCGTCACCCATGGCAAGCTGAGCCGTGGTCGAGGAAGTGGGAGCAAGCCCCATGGGACACGCCTCTTTGGGCACGGCCACCTTGATGGTGATATCCGCGGCTTCAGCCATAGCTGAAGCGCGATTGGAGGTCATGGCGATGACCGTACACCCTAAAGACTTGAACGTGGGAATGATGGCGTTGACTTCATCCGTGCCGCCGGAATTGGACAGGGCGAGGATCACATCCTCGGCCCGCAGCATACCCATGTCGCCATGCGCCCCCTCCACAGGATGGAGAAAGAAGGACGGTGTCCCGGTACTGGCCAGTGTCGCGGCAATCTTGCGCCCCACCAATCCGGATTTGCCCACGCCGGAGATGACCACCCGGCCCGAACATTCGGCCATGGCGGTCAAAGCGGCAACAAAGGCATCATCCAGCTGTCCCTTGACCGCTGCCAAGCCTTCGATTTCGATATCGAAGACATCGCGAGCCAGGTTCAGCCAATCGGTTCTACCGGACGTACATTCCATATACACACTCGTGAATTAACAGAATTCTTTAATAATTCCGGGGGTCGCTTCAAGACAATCCTTGCCCATTCGGTCGGACAGCGGAATCGGATAATGCCCGTCAAAACAAGCGAGACACCAGGAATCAATGTCGGTCACAGAATCCAACAGACCTGGAATGGAGATGAAATGCAGGGATTCAATGCCAAGGAAACGGGCGATATCCTCCGGCTTGTGGTTGGCCGCGATCAGTTCACCCTTGGAAGAAAAATCAATGCCGTAAAAGCAGGGGTGCTTGATGGCCGGACAAGAGACCCGCAGATGAATCTCTCGGGCACCCAGCTCACGCAATTTCTTGACACGGGCACGAATGGTGGTACCGCGCACAATGGAATCTTCCACGATAATGATACGCTTGCCCTGAATCATGGACTTGACCGGGTTGAGCTTTACGCGAACCGAGAAGTCACGCATGTCCTGCGAGGGCTGAATAAATGTCCGGCCCACATAGTGGTTGCGGATCATGGCGAGCTCCAGCGGCAGACCGGACTCCTGAGAATACCCGACTGCGGCATAGTTGCCGGAATCCGGGAACGGCATGACAAAGTCCGCATCCACCGGAGCTTCCTTGGCAAGCATGGCGCCCATGGCCTTGCGACGTTCGTACACAACGTCACCGAACACATTGGAGTCGGGACGGGCGAAGTAGATAAGCTCGAAGATACACTGACGTTTGGGCTGCGGCTCGCAGTAATGCATGGAATCCATCTTGCCATCCTGAATGATGACCATTTCACCAGGATTGAGCGGACGCAGATACTCGGCCTCGATGAGGTCAAAAGCACAGGTCTCGGAGGCGAAAACGTAACTGTCGCCAACCCGCCCGAGGGCCAGGGGACGAACGCCATTGGGGTCCTTGAGGGCGATGAGCTTGTCATTGGCGAGAATGAGCATGGAGAAGGCGCCACGGATACGCTTGCACGCCTCTGCAATAGCCTCTTCGATGGTATCGGTCTTGTGCAGGTACTTGATGATCAGATGCGCAATGACTTCCGTATCCATGGTGGTCTGGAAAATGGAACCATTTTCTTCGAGTTCGGCTCGAAGCTCATAGGTATTGACGAGATTGCCGTTGTGGGCCAGAGCCAACCGGAGGTCTCCGTGTCGCACGAGGAACGGCTGGGCATTACGAATCAGGGATGCACCGGTGGTTGAATACCGGATGTGTCCCATGGCGATGCCACCTTTAAGTTCCTTACCGAGGTGGCGTTCGTTGAACACATCGGCCACAAGGCCCATCCCTCTCTGTTCGCGAATCTTATCGCCATCCCAGGTGACGATACCGGCAGACTCCTGCCCACGATGCTGTTGGGCATACAACCCAAAGTACGTCATCCTGGCAGCTTCTTTGTTGCCGTATATACCGAACAGTCCGCAATACTCTTTTTTCATGACTCTCTCTCGTAAGTCTCTTATTCGCCGTAGTATTTCTGGAGGCTCTGAACGTTGAGCCCCGTTTCCTTCATTTCATGGATTGCCTGGACGACAGCCCGGGCACCCGACACCGTGGTGGTGTACGGGACATTATACAACAGCGTATTCTGACGGATCATCCTGGCATCTCCGACTGTTTTCTTGCCGGAGGGAGTATTGATGACCAAATCGAAATCACCATTCTTGATATGGTCGACAACATGCGGACGCTGGCCCTCATGCACCTTGAAAACCTTCTGCACATTAATGCCTTTCTCTGCGAGGAAGTCGGCCGTGCCGCCAGTGGCCGCGACCTTGAAGCCCATGGCCTCAAAATCTTTGGCAACCAACACCAGCTTGGACTTATCCCAGTCATTGACCGAGATGAAGACCGTGCCCTCTTCAGGCAGTTTCTGCCCTGCTGCCAACTGCGACTTCATGTAGGCAAGCCCGAAGCTGGGGTCGATGCCCATGACTTCGCCGGTGGACCGCATTTCGGGTCCGAGCAGAACGTCAACGTTGGGGAACTTGCTGAACGGGAACACGGATTCCTTAACGGAAATGTGTCCTTTCTTCCGACCACTCCATGGCTTCAGGTCTTTCAGCTTCTCCCCAAGCATCACGCGGGTGGCGAGCTTGGCCAGCGGAACAC containing:
- a CDS encoding PhzF family phenazine biosynthesis protein, whose protein sequence is MELEMYQVDAFAEDVFSGNPAAVVPLYEWLSEDLLQHIAMENNLSETAFFVRKGEYFELRWFTPEAEVDLCGHATLASAHVLYEYLDYTDPVVVFETKSGRLFVDRENGLYSMDFPAWTYNEIQVTERVATALGARPAELYMGQRDMMAVFDTEEDIRALTPDSRLVSKLDGMCLIATAPGLDYDCVSRVFVPEMNIPEDPVTGSAQTILVPYWANRLNKTQISSYQASARGGLLLCEHLGDRVKIAGKAVSYMTGTIHL
- a CDS encoding YkgJ family cysteine cluster protein; its protein translation is MSQTQTNDSDVCRRCSLLGPTCCRIATGQEEFCFPLSKVEKERIQDHVPYTGGFVVSPNSKAFIDNVCRLFPGEEAIVAKLFPEGKEHFRLAVDSMGACRFLGPLGCEIPQELRPYYCRLFPFWMVDTLVIHFDAPGCLARREGQTLTRMLHSLDTNRAAVKDLYGRLRLVWGLPPRKGELKVTKSF
- a CDS encoding phenylpyruvate tautomerase MIF-related protein — its product is MPFIKVETNISVDDVEGASRKLSALAVRLLGKPEQYVLAIMEPDKALLFGGTADPAAFVSLNSIGLPEDRTTELSQGICSFMQEIFGIPGERVYIAFQDIQRNMFGWNSGTF
- the purF gene encoding amidophosphoribosyltransferase, producing MKKEYCGLFGIYGNKEAARMTYFGLYAQQHRGQESAGIVTWDGDKIREQRGMGLVADVFNERHLGKELKGGIAMGHIRYSTTGASLIRNAQPFLVRHGDLRLALAHNGNLVNTYELRAELEENGSIFQTTMDTEVIAHLIIKYLHKTDTIEEAIAEACKRIRGAFSMLILANDKLIALKDPNGVRPLALGRVGDSYVFASETCAFDLIEAEYLRPLNPGEMVIIQDGKMDSMHYCEPQPKRQCIFELIYFARPDSNVFGDVVYERRKAMGAMLAKEAPVDADFVMPFPDSGNYAAVGYSQESGLPLELAMIRNHYVGRTFIQPSQDMRDFSVRVKLNPVKSMIQGKRIIIVEDSIVRGTTIRARVKKLRELGAREIHLRVSCPAIKHPCFYGIDFSSKGELIAANHKPEDIARFLGIESLHFISIPGLLDSVTDIDSWCLACFDGHYPIPLSDRMGKDCLEATPGIIKEFC
- a CDS encoding KpsF/GutQ family sugar-phosphate isomerase gives rise to the protein MECTSGRTDWLNLARDVFDIEIEGLAAVKGQLDDAFVAALTAMAECSGRVVISGVGKSGLVGRKIAATLASTGTPSFFLHPVEGAHGDMGMLRAEDVILALSNSGGTDEVNAIIPTFKSLGCTVIAMTSNRASAMAEAADITIKVAVPKEACPMGLAPTSSTTAQLAMGDALAVCLMEWKSFSQDDFRKFHPGGSLGQRLASCVDQLMHTDNLPVVAENVSMQEALSVLNSGGLGLVAIVDVDNILKGVFSDGDVRRLVCAGHLDSQKSIAEVMTTAPRRANAGESSAHVLDVMERNEITVLPVVRDDDTLAGMVHLHDLLGKGALKFSNGHSGVAG
- a CDS encoding penicillin-binding protein 1A, whose protein sequence is MKILKILGVIFLICMLSGIGGAFWIYHWASSDLPGFKNITDYNPPLVTTVYAQDDQVLGYFYKEKRFLVTLDQMSPWIPKAFLASEDASFYQHDGVDITAIVRAFKANLVAGRTKQGGSTITQQIIKRLLLTSEKSYQRKLKEAILAFRLEKYLTKEEILTIYLNQIFLGAHSYGVEAAARTYFAKNSKDLTIAEAAMLAGLPQAPTRYNPYRNYQFARQRQEYVLGQMLALKWITQEQYQEAMAEEIELKSMPDPSWKDGAYYLEEVRRWLINEYGEEATYNGGMTVTTSCNMKHQVAAEKAVRRGLINSALRRGWEGPVANIPPSDVPAVLVEGPQDTENIMDKSIPMKAWVSTVDKKKAVVRFGIFHGVIPVENMWWVRKPNHKKSHEDVQDPTDARKVLKKGDVVWVTVNKAPKKEDGNWILDLERLPKVQGAMVSIKPDTGEVVALVGGYSFETSQFNRATQAKRQPGSAFKPIVYSTAIDNGFTAASMVLDAPIVYANDAEGKLWRPENFEGTFDGPTLLRTALVKSKNLCTIRIAQKIGIRAIIDRAKAMGLETDFPHDLSVSLGSAVVSLMNLSEAYTTFARGGSYIKPRTVLSVKSAWGDELYTSKPEVVDAISPQTAFIIASLMKQVVQHGTGWRARVLGRPVAGKTGTTNNEQDAWYMGYSPYLLTGVYVGFDELTPMGKWETGSRAASPIWVSYRKQVEEDFPYQDFPQPPGIVMVQVDGSTGKLASPSSTTEYFLPFKVGTEPTEMAPQIGGGDVPASDDDLFKQTF